A genomic stretch from Anaerobacillus sp. CMMVII includes:
- a CDS encoding Rrf2 family transcriptional regulator, producing the protein MHLTAFTDYSLRVLLYLGNQPENKLSSIKEIAAIYNLSTNHLSKIVFELGKLELIETNRGRNGGIKLKKPANEINIGWVIQQTEENLELVECFNKTNNACILTAACRLKHVLNEALVAYLDVLSSYTLEDLLLNKEELQSIFHLEANKN; encoded by the coding sequence GTGCACCTAACAGCATTTACAGATTATTCTTTGCGTGTCCTTCTATATTTAGGAAATCAACCGGAAAATAAACTTTCAAGTATAAAAGAAATTGCAGCAATTTATAACCTCTCTACTAATCATCTTAGTAAGATAGTCTTTGAATTGGGAAAGCTTGAACTTATCGAGACAAACAGAGGTAGAAACGGTGGAATCAAACTAAAGAAGCCTGCAAATGAAATTAATATTGGATGGGTTATTCAACAAACAGAAGAAAACCTAGAACTTGTCGAATGCTTTAATAAAACTAACAATGCTTGCATTTTAACAGCAGCTTGCCGCCTGAAGCATGTTCTTAATGAGGCTTTAGTAGCCTATTTAGACGTACTGTCTTCATATACGCTGGAGGATTTGTTACTAAATAAAGAAGAACTTCAGTCGATCTTTCATTTAGAAGCGAACAAAAACTAG
- the ric gene encoding iron-sulfur cluster repair di-iron protein has protein sequence MNAIFNSATKTGDIVTKLPAASKVFKEYKIDFCCGGDRPIGEVLQAKKLNEVEILERLNELYATSNRTDDVNWEEAPLAQLVDHIVNKHHVYTSEVLTELQAFVTKVYRVHGQDHPHLRDVYQAFTTLKAEMEQHLIDEERDVFPHIVAFEESQSEAELSKAKAEITKLESEHEAVGDLLKNLREFTNDYNLPPGACNTYRLTYLKLEELETMTHEHVHLENNILFPRLMKA, from the coding sequence ATGAACGCAATTTTTAATAGTGCAACTAAAACTGGTGATATCGTAACAAAACTACCTGCAGCAAGTAAGGTATTTAAAGAATACAAAATTGACTTTTGTTGTGGTGGAGATCGCCCAATTGGTGAAGTCCTACAAGCTAAGAAATTAAACGAGGTTGAAATTTTAGAAAGATTAAATGAACTTTATGCTACAAGTAACCGAACAGATGATGTGAATTGGGAAGAAGCACCTTTAGCACAATTAGTAGATCATATTGTTAACAAACATCATGTCTATACTTCAGAGGTTCTTACAGAATTACAGGCATTCGTAACGAAGGTCTACCGTGTGCACGGTCAGGATCACCCACATTTACGCGATGTTTATCAAGCGTTTACGACGTTAAAGGCTGAAATGGAGCAACATTTAATTGATGAAGAACGCGATGTATTCCCACATATTGTTGCTTTTGAAGAGTCGCAATCTGAAGCTGAACTTTCAAAAGCTAAAGCGGAGATCACAAAATTAGAAAGCGAACATGAAGCGGTTGGAGATCTTCTGAAAAATTTACGTGAGTTCACTAATGATTATAATCTTCCTCCAGGTGCTTGTAATACGTACCGTCTAACATATTTAAAGCTTGAGGAACTTGAAACTATGACTCATGAACATGTTCACTTAGAAAATAACATTTTATTCCCACGTTTAATGAAAGCTTAA
- a CDS encoding metallophosphoesterase, whose protein sequence is MKFAFISDIHGNAVALEAVLQDIERQGIDKTIVLGDISYRGPEPKRALELVRSLSTDVIKGNADEWIIRGVRSGEVPDSALELMNIEREWALNKLDPRDIEYLKSLPHHLNLNVGNVNIHVFHATPTSLFDIISPDADDLLIEDSLMSHDAQLFVYGHIHVPYIRYLKGKVIINTGSVGLPFDGLAKASYAIVEVVDGRIRTSIERVDYNKERVLELYQEAGYPNAEMMKRIIVNGAR, encoded by the coding sequence ATGAAATTTGCATTTATTTCAGATATTCACGGAAATGCAGTTGCTCTAGAGGCGGTTTTACAAGATATTGAACGCCAAGGAATTGATAAGACGATTGTATTAGGTGATATTAGTTACCGGGGTCCTGAACCAAAAAGAGCTTTAGAATTAGTTCGTTCATTATCTACGGACGTGATTAAAGGAAATGCTGATGAATGGATCATTCGCGGAGTAAGGTCAGGGGAAGTTCCTGATAGTGCTTTAGAGTTAATGAACATTGAGCGGGAATGGGCATTAAATAAGTTAGATCCTCGGGACATCGAGTATTTAAAAAGCTTACCTCATCACTTAAATTTAAACGTTGGGAACGTCAATATTCATGTATTCCACGCTACTCCAACTAGTTTATTTGACATTATTTCTCCAGATGCAGACGATCTCTTGATTGAGGATTCATTGATGAGTCACGATGCTCAACTATTTGTTTATGGTCATATTCACGTTCCTTATATCAGATATTTAAAAGGAAAAGTAATTATTAATACTGGTAGCGTTGGCTTACCTTTTGATGGTTTGGCAAAAGCTTCTTATGCGATTGTTGAAGTAGTCGACGGAAGGATAAGAACATCAATTGAAAGAGTGGACTACAATAAGGAACGTGTGCTTGAACTTTATCAAGAAGCCGGGTACCCTAATGCTGAGATGATGAAACGAATTATTGTGAATGGAGCAAGATAG
- a CDS encoding proline iminopeptidase-family hydrolase gives MIKEGFVEVTGGKVWYQLHDQGTKNTPVIVIHGGPGSSHYSLQGLKVLSEQRPVLFYDQLGCGYSDRPIDTSLWQIDRFVEELGQLREALSLDEVHILGHSWGTTLAAAYMLTKPKGVKSVIFSSSCLSAPLWAEDQERNRQKLPKDVQETLKKCEENGTTDSQEYREATQEFNKNFVCRLDPWPEFLKKGAHLKNSEVYNMMWGPSEFHVTGNLKHFDCTSRLHEISVPTLFTCGRFDEATPEATKYYSSLTPNSKMHVFEESAHMPYLEETDEFLQVVRNFLKE, from the coding sequence ATGATAAAAGAAGGTTTTGTAGAAGTAACAGGAGGTAAGGTTTGGTATCAACTCCATGATCAAGGTACTAAAAACACCCCAGTAATTGTGATACACGGCGGGCCAGGCTCTTCCCATTATTCATTACAAGGACTAAAGGTTCTTTCCGAACAGCGACCGGTCTTATTTTATGATCAATTAGGGTGTGGATACTCAGACCGACCAATCGATACCTCTTTATGGCAAATTGATCGTTTTGTTGAAGAATTAGGGCAACTTAGGGAAGCCCTTTCATTAGATGAAGTACATATTTTAGGACATTCATGGGGGACGACACTAGCAGCAGCTTATATGCTAACTAAACCAAAAGGAGTTAAGAGTGTTATTTTTTCTAGTTCCTGTCTCAGTGCACCACTATGGGCCGAAGATCAAGAACGAAATCGCCAGAAATTACCTAAGGATGTTCAAGAAACGTTAAAAAAATGTGAGGAAAATGGAACAACGGACTCACAGGAATACAGGGAAGCAACTCAAGAATTTAATAAAAATTTCGTTTGCCGACTAGACCCTTGGCCAGAATTTTTGAAAAAAGGAGCTCACCTTAAAAATAGCGAGGTATACAACATGATGTGGGGACCATCAGAATTTCACGTAACTGGAAATCTAAAACATTTCGACTGCACTTCAAGGTTACACGAAATATCAGTCCCGACTCTTTTTACATGTGGGCGTTTTGATGAAGCAACACCAGAAGCGACAAAGTATTATTCGAGCCTTACCCCAAATTCCAAAATGCATGTTTTTGAAGAAAGTGCTCACATGCCTTACTTAGAAGAGACAGATGAATTTTTACAGGTTGTTAGGAACTTTCTTAAAGAATAA
- a CDS encoding EAL domain-containing protein — MKQRDDGRFEYVQVSAQAIVLANLPEDALGQCLQDIYSEEIATPLHEKYSKAVKSGQSVTYIEPMNLKNNAQFKMAESTLVPVIINKANYVIAFIKDVTELENKKYEVFEQKERFHSLFSYNNDSIIATDVEGTIQLVNKAFTSSFQIAENQVIDRTITELFPTLSVFGESPKTIPLEEEVLLELHSITVIALVKRIPIIIEEKNIGFYFILKDITSNREMILTNKELERYKKLLELSPQMIFLVKRGAILYINNVGLQLLKTRRSSVIGKDISSFVKEEIGSFLKEGDMATIKKSNGETLYVTLNKTVVFLNKEKIFLYSITDITNQLAIEKELDFMENYDLLTGLYNRKSLDQLIELQMTTGQAFHLVLFNIDKFKLVNDLIGVTNADEILKQFAFRLKNLTDDQSLARVNGDEFAILLPQEKPINSFLDKIQQDLSAPFDTVKGPIHITASAAISKFPDHGDQAEQLYLSATKAMSIAKIRGVKQVLYYQEEMQEAFTRKYLIENELKLSFRKKHFHIAYQPKVHLKGKPLELEALIRWEHPTLGLISPAEFIPIAEDSGFIIELGKFVIDQVCHDLQKLHKTYPELRMAINLSPKQFLDPELEASIFSVIDKYQLEPSFIEFEITETTIMSDPNMAIHILNSLKNAGITIAIDDFGTSFSSFNYLKRLPVDTIKIDRSFINGIGENEKDNGIVEGLIDLAHKMNLTITAEGVETKEQLQFLQAKKCDFVQGFFLGRPQKLEVLVTSLQQINHKLF, encoded by the coding sequence ATGAAACAACGGGACGATGGTCGTTTTGAATACGTCCAAGTAAGTGCGCAAGCGATTGTCCTTGCTAATTTACCAGAAGATGCGCTTGGACAATGCCTTCAAGATATCTATAGTGAGGAAATCGCAACACCTCTGCACGAAAAATACTCAAAGGCTGTAAAGAGTGGACAATCTGTAACCTATATAGAGCCCATGAATCTTAAAAATAACGCTCAATTTAAGATGGCAGAGTCAACTCTCGTTCCCGTCATCATTAACAAAGCCAACTATGTAATTGCATTTATTAAAGATGTGACTGAACTCGAAAACAAAAAATATGAAGTGTTTGAACAAAAAGAACGTTTTCATTCATTATTTTCCTATAATAACGATTCGATTATTGCTACAGATGTTGAAGGTACGATCCAACTGGTGAATAAGGCCTTTACTAGCTCATTTCAGATCGCAGAAAATCAAGTTATAGATCGAACGATTACTGAATTATTCCCAACGCTAAGTGTTTTTGGTGAAAGTCCAAAAACAATTCCTTTAGAAGAAGAGGTATTACTAGAATTGCATTCAATCACAGTCATTGCTCTTGTGAAAAGAATACCCATCATAATTGAAGAAAAAAATATTGGTTTTTATTTCATCCTAAAAGATATAACCTCAAATCGCGAAATGATCTTAACTAATAAAGAACTTGAGCGATACAAAAAATTACTCGAATTATCACCGCAAATGATATTTTTAGTGAAAAGAGGCGCAATTCTTTATATTAATAATGTGGGTTTACAATTACTAAAGACACGAAGATCATCTGTGATAGGCAAAGATATCTCTAGCTTTGTAAAAGAGGAGATTGGTTCTTTCCTTAAAGAGGGCGACATGGCAACAATTAAAAAGTCAAACGGGGAAACTTTGTATGTTACATTGAATAAAACCGTTGTTTTCCTAAATAAAGAGAAGATATTCCTTTATTCAATCACCGATATTACAAATCAGCTTGCAATTGAAAAAGAACTAGATTTTATGGAAAATTATGATTTACTCACCGGTCTTTATAATAGAAAATCACTAGATCAACTAATCGAGTTACAAATGACGACTGGTCAAGCTTTTCACCTGGTCCTCTTTAATATTGATAAGTTCAAGTTGGTTAATGATTTAATTGGAGTTACCAATGCGGATGAAATACTAAAACAATTTGCTTTCCGCTTAAAAAATCTTACTGATGACCAATCACTAGCTCGGGTAAACGGGGACGAATTTGCGATTTTGCTTCCACAAGAAAAACCGATCAATTCCTTCTTAGATAAGATCCAACAAGACCTAAGTGCACCGTTTGATACAGTTAAAGGACCAATTCATATAACTGCTTCTGCAGCGATTAGCAAATTCCCTGACCACGGGGACCAAGCTGAGCAACTTTATTTAAGTGCTACGAAGGCTATGTCTATCGCAAAAATTCGTGGAGTAAAACAAGTTCTTTATTATCAGGAAGAGATGCAGGAAGCATTTACTAGAAAATATTTAATAGAAAATGAACTGAAACTATCTTTTAGAAAGAAGCATTTTCATATCGCTTACCAACCAAAGGTCCACTTAAAAGGAAAGCCACTTGAGCTAGAAGCGTTGATTCGCTGGGAACATCCCACGCTTGGGTTGATTAGCCCCGCTGAGTTTATCCCAATAGCTGAAGATTCTGGTTTTATTATCGAATTAGGTAAGTTTGTCATTGATCAAGTTTGTCATGACTTACAAAAGTTGCACAAAACTTACCCAGAATTACGAATGGCGATTAATTTGTCGCCGAAACAATTTTTAGACCCGGAACTTGAAGCTAGTATTTTTTCAGTGATAGACAAATATCAATTAGAGCCTAGTTTTATCGAATTTGAAATCACAGAGACAACCATTATGAGCGATCCAAACATGGCGATCCATATCTTGAATTCACTTAAGAATGCTGGAATTACAATTGCGATTGATGATTTCGGGACAAGCTTTTCTTCATTTAATTATCTAAAAAGACTTCCTGTTGACACGATAAAGATTGATCGATCATTTATAAATGGGATTGGAGAAAACGAAAAGGACAATGGCATCGTAGAGGGACTCATCGACTTGGCACATAAGATGAATTTAACCATTACTGCTGAGGGAGTAGAAACGAAAGAACAGTTACAGTTCCTTCAAGCAAAAAAATGTGATTTTGTACAGGGATTTTTTCTTGGACGTCCACAAAAATTAGAGGTATTAGTTACTAGCCTTCAACAAATAAATCATAAACTATTTTAA
- the ltrA gene encoding group II intron reverse transcriptase/maturase: MQHSYDNLYTQSVDGQNFYELMKLISSNENIRLAYRNIKRNTGSKTAGTDKLTIEDVKYLSVEKVINKVQKMLQSYSPEKVRRVFIPKSNGKKRPLGIPTIWDRILQQSILQVLEPICEAKFHKHSYGFRPNRSTHHAKARFESLINMVGLYHCIDVDIKGFFDNVSHSKLLKQIWSLGIRDKALLAVISKLLKAEIDGEGIPTKGTPQGGILSPLLSNIVLNELDWWISNQWETFVTNHPYKRNGDKVKVLKQSNLKECYIVRYADDFKVLCRTRSQAMRMNCAIKDFLKTRLHLETSEEKSKVINLKKNSSEFLGFTFRAIRKGKTRMGYVAKSNMTKKAKATALIKIKDCIKTIQKKPCAETVWHFNTVVMGIQNYYSVATRIMKNLSELSSFLQKTLYNRLKDIRTEAKFSDMTSTLQKRYKGCKAKLYKIQNMVFVPIHAQRHKTNLCFSQGTCNYTAEGREKLHENLKAINKKILSHIMKNFIPNRTIEYNDNRISKFIAQYGKCAVSGVELGLNDWHCHHKNPYHLSKDDGYSNLIVLHESVHRLVHLKDTDKIKALLTALRLNRKQLEKVNELRKQCRNTSI, translated from the coding sequence ATGCAACACAGCTATGATAATTTATACACTCAGAGTGTTGATGGTCAAAACTTTTATGAATTAATGAAACTGATTAGTTCTAATGAAAATATTCGCCTTGCTTATCGAAACATAAAAAGAAATACTGGAAGTAAAACAGCAGGGACGGATAAGTTAACAATTGAAGATGTAAAATATTTGTCTGTTGAAAAAGTAATAAATAAAGTTCAGAAGATGCTTCAATCATATAGCCCAGAAAAAGTCAGACGTGTCTTTATACCAAAATCAAACGGGAAAAAACGACCTTTAGGCATTCCTACGATATGGGACAGAATTCTACAACAAAGTATTTTACAAGTTTTAGAGCCAATTTGCGAAGCGAAATTCCATAAACATAGCTACGGTTTTAGACCAAATAGAAGCACACATCACGCAAAAGCAAGATTTGAGTCCCTCATTAATATGGTGGGTCTCTATCACTGTATAGATGTTGATATTAAAGGCTTCTTTGATAATGTTAGTCATAGTAAGCTACTAAAACAAATATGGTCTTTAGGGATTAGAGACAAAGCGCTGCTTGCCGTCATTTCAAAGCTTTTGAAAGCTGAGATTGATGGCGAAGGGATACCAACTAAAGGAACACCACAAGGCGGTATTCTCTCCCCGTTATTATCCAACATAGTTCTCAACGAACTAGATTGGTGGATTAGTAATCAATGGGAGACATTCGTAACCAATCATCCCTACAAACGAAACGGCGATAAAGTAAAAGTACTTAAACAATCGAATTTAAAAGAGTGCTATATCGTAAGATATGCAGATGATTTCAAGGTTTTGTGTCGCACACGTTCACAAGCAATGAGGATGAATTGTGCTATAAAGGATTTCCTCAAAACAAGATTACACCTTGAAACAAGCGAAGAAAAGTCAAAGGTTATTAATTTAAAGAAAAACTCGTCAGAGTTTCTTGGTTTTACATTCCGAGCGATTAGGAAAGGTAAAACAAGAATGGGTTATGTAGCGAAGTCGAATATGACAAAGAAAGCAAAAGCAACTGCACTTATTAAAATTAAAGATTGTATTAAAACTATACAAAAGAAACCTTGTGCTGAAACCGTTTGGCATTTCAATACAGTCGTTATGGGAATCCAAAATTATTACTCAGTAGCAACAAGGATTATGAAAAATTTAAGTGAGTTGAGCTCTTTTCTTCAGAAAACACTTTATAATCGTTTAAAAGACATTAGAACAGAAGCGAAATTTTCAGATATGACTAGTACTTTACAAAAGCGTTATAAAGGATGTAAGGCTAAACTATACAAAATTCAGAATATGGTTTTCGTCCCAATTCACGCTCAAAGACATAAAACAAATCTATGCTTTTCTCAAGGTACGTGCAACTACACTGCCGAAGGAAGAGAAAAACTACACGAAAATCTTAAAGCTATCAATAAAAAGATACTCAGTCATATAATGAAAAACTTTATCCCAAATCGAACAATTGAATATAACGACAATCGAATAAGTAAGTTCATTGCCCAATACGGAAAATGTGCAGTCTCAGGTGTTGAACTGGGCTTAAACGATTGGCATTGTCATCATAAAAATCCTTATCATCTTTCGAAAGATGATGGATATTCAAATTTAATCGTGCTACATGAAAGTGTGCATCGACTTGTACATCTCAAAGACACTGATAAAATAAAAGCTTTATTAACTGCGCTTCGGCTCAATCGAAAGCAGTTAGAAAAGGTTAACGAATTAAGAAAACAATGCAGAAATACATCAATCTAG
- a CDS encoding retropepsin-like aspartic protease, giving the protein MIKIRELSDLPFIEATVTFRGQSLKSENVLINTGSAGTIFNVNKLEEIGIKPEANDVTQTIQGVGGLEFVYTKNIDEISINDEIAIQNFHVELGAMDYGLEIDGIIGFDFMKEVGLIIDLKQFNISIK; this is encoded by the coding sequence ATGATTAAGATAAGGGAATTGTCAGATTTACCATTTATAGAAGCTACAGTTACTTTTCGAGGGCAAAGCTTAAAATCAGAAAATGTTTTAATTAATACTGGATCTGCTGGAACAATTTTTAATGTTAACAAACTCGAAGAAATAGGGATAAAACCAGAAGCAAATGATGTAACTCAAACGATTCAAGGAGTCGGTGGCCTTGAGTTTGTTTATACTAAAAACATAGATGAAATCTCTATTAACGATGAAATAGCAATTCAAAACTTCCATGTTGAATTAGGGGCAATGGATTATGGTCTTGAGATTGATGGTATTATCGGCTTTGACTTCATGAAAGAAGTAGGTCTTATTATTGATTTGAAACAGTTTAATATATCCATAAAGTAG
- a CDS encoding serine protease, whose translation MRIKHLILFLLIVFFIMSIFFFHPLINNKLFFNKAMYSGLIEKIEKEAISANIKIVRLENIDDENGRSISISPGASGVIIGKEGNRYFALTANHVISEIDNIDDTQFVVMGYDDLDYVDYLSKGGQFQGGAKYYQQFPVVLIEHVNDEYDLAIISFITDDHYNVLPVADENPKYGDIVASMSNPYGKRNVVTIGKISSKKLRTFGDEIGKRQHPMLEHTALVSEGSSGSALINENLEIVGIHIGGNYNLFRHFISGMAMPNEQIRTFLEEWKK comes from the coding sequence ATGAGAATCAAACATTTAATACTGTTTTTGTTAATAGTCTTTTTTATAATGAGTATTTTCTTTTTTCATCCCTTAATTAATAATAAATTGTTCTTTAACAAAGCGATGTATAGTGGACTAATAGAAAAAATTGAAAAAGAAGCAATTTCAGCGAATATTAAAATTGTTCGTCTAGAGAATATCGATGATGAAAACGGGCGATCTATATCAATTTCACCTGGCGCTAGTGGAGTGATTATCGGAAAAGAAGGTAATCGTTACTTTGCACTGACTGCCAACCATGTGATTTCAGAAATAGATAATATAGATGATACTCAGTTTGTTGTTATGGGGTATGATGATCTAGACTATGTAGACTACCTAAGTAAAGGCGGGCAGTTTCAGGGAGGAGCTAAATATTATCAACAATTTCCTGTTGTCTTAATCGAGCATGTAAATGATGAATATGATTTAGCTATAATTAGTTTTATAACTGATGATCACTATAATGTACTGCCAGTTGCAGATGAAAACCCTAAGTATGGGGACATTGTTGCATCTATGAGTAATCCATATGGTAAAAGAAATGTTGTTACAATTGGAAAAATAAGCAGTAAGAAACTTAGGACTTTTGGTGACGAAATAGGAAAAAGACAACATCCAATGTTGGAGCATACAGCTCTAGTATCAGAAGGAAGTAGCGGCAGCGCTTTGATTAATGAAAACTTGGAGATAGTGGGTATACATATAGGTGGGAATTATAATCTTTTTCGACATTTTATATCTGGAATGGCGATGCCAAATGAACAAATCCGTACTTTTTTAGAGGAATGGAAGAAATAA
- a CDS encoding GNAT family N-acetyltransferase gives MAENSEGEIVGFSSGGKERSGKYNGYNGELYAIYVLKEYQGQGYGKALVKPIIDEISGMGLNSMLVLVLEDNTSRLFYEALGGKNLDAVEVLQEKNFLNLFMVGKI, from the coding sequence GTGGCAGAAAACAGTGAAGGAGAGATAGTTGGTTTTTCTTCTGGAGGTAAAGAAAGAAGTGGTAAATATAATGGCTATAATGGGGAGTTATATGCTATTTATGTTTTAAAAGAGTATCAAGGGCAAGGTTATGGAAAAGCGCTTGTTAAACCAATCATAGATGAAATTAGTGGAATGGGATTAAACTCAATGCTTGTTCTTGTTTTAGAAGATAATACATCTCGTCTTTTTTACGAAGCGCTTGGTGGAAAAAATTTAGATGCTGTTGAAGTGTTGCAGGAAAAAAACTTTCTGAACTTGTTTATGGTTGGGAAAATATAA
- a CDS encoding squalene/phytoene synthase family protein — protein sequence MFYFTRAREKAVWAIYTFCRQIDDIVDELHSLEELEQFKLKFDRFLQGEFHDNNKLWLALHDVFEKFPIDPEPFYLMIEGQRLDFEKTRYSSLSEVEYYSYRVASSVGLMLLPILAPVPTARMKEGAKKLGIAMQITNILRDVGEDLKRDRVYLPEEYLRKHKLTLEDLKAQTIDHRFQALVEDLATYAEALYEEALESTNDYPLYSRIPVQAANYSYRAILNEIRNNHYNVFTKRAVVSEFERAKINIVLQQSLKAFA from the coding sequence ATTTTCTATTTTACCAGAGCAAGAGAAAAGGCCGTTTGGGCCATCTATACATTCTGTCGACAAATTGACGATATCGTTGATGAGCTCCACTCGTTAGAAGAACTAGAACAATTTAAACTTAAATTTGATCGCTTTTTACAAGGTGAATTTCATGATAACAACAAACTTTGGTTAGCTCTCCATGATGTTTTTGAAAAGTTTCCGATCGATCCTGAACCATTCTACTTAATGATTGAAGGACAAAGGCTAGATTTTGAGAAAACAAGATACAGTTCCTTATCTGAAGTAGAATATTATTCTTATCGTGTGGCTAGTTCCGTGGGCTTAATGCTTTTGCCAATTCTCGCACCTGTACCAACTGCTCGGATGAAAGAAGGTGCCAAAAAATTAGGAATTGCTATGCAAATAACGAACATTTTGCGGGATGTAGGTGAGGATTTAAAAAGAGACAGAGTCTATTTACCAGAAGAATACCTAAGGAAACATAAGCTTACCTTAGAAGACCTGAAAGCACAAACGATTGATCACCGATTCCAAGCACTTGTAGAAGACTTAGCCACGTATGCTGAAGCACTGTACGAAGAAGCACTAGAATCTACCAATGACTATCCACTGTATTCAAGAATTCCCGTACAAGCGGCAAACTACAGTTATCGTGCAATTTTAAACGAAATTCGAAACAATCATTACAATGTTTTTACAAAGCGAGCGGTTGTCTCAGAATTTGAAAGAGCAAAAATTAATATCGTTTTACAGCAATCGCTAAAGGCATTTGCATAA
- a CDS encoding NAD(P)/FAD-dependent oxidoreductase, with protein sequence MKTAIIGSGIGGLITALYLSKRGYEVTIFEKNSEAGGRLTFVKNGAYKVDQGPTIILLPDMLKEILKEVGIDLSSLDLVRCDPLYRLHYKTGRSFSKWSDIRKQLAEIEAKFPGEEENFRQYLDDMEYRFTEGKKAFLDRDFVRKRDFWNVPNIQTLWKLKAYQSVQKQAKQYFTHPKMQDAFSFQTLYIGGAPFGSPALYSLVPFSEHFHGVWYLKGGYAHLISLLVRELKTRGVKINFNSKVSDILLQNKRCVGVISNGERFEFERIIYNGDFPQIKELLPKLKQKKPFVPSSGCLLLYFGLSKIYQNDVIHQFFMSDDLERHMKEVFVDKKLPSDPAIYTFHPSVIDESLAPKGHGVLYALVPVPANPDIQWDQIDDYVEKIISEIENRGFPNLREHIVWKQIRTPKDSLADGLYQGGSFGIAPTLTQSGVFRPQIKPFDYENFYVVGASIHPGGGVPIVMQGAKLLVNYLLTEERNESNE encoded by the coding sequence ATGAAAACGGCGATTATTGGTTCAGGGATTGGTGGGTTAATTACCGCTTTATACTTAAGTAAGAGAGGTTATGAGGTCACGATATTCGAGAAGAATAGTGAAGCTGGCGGTCGACTTACTTTTGTCAAAAACGGAGCCTACAAAGTTGACCAGGGCCCAACGATTATTTTATTACCAGACATGTTAAAAGAAATTTTAAAGGAAGTCGGAATTGATCTAAGTAGTTTAGATTTAGTGCGCTGTGATCCATTATACCGACTTCACTATAAGACTGGGCGATCTTTTTCAAAATGGAGCGATATTAGGAAACAGCTTGCAGAAATTGAGGCAAAGTTTCCTGGTGAAGAGGAAAACTTTCGTCAGTATCTAGATGACATGGAATATCGATTTACAGAAGGGAAAAAGGCCTTTCTTGATCGCGATTTTGTGAGAAAAAGAGATTTTTGGAATGTACCAAACATCCAAACTCTTTGGAAGCTTAAAGCCTACCAATCCGTCCAAAAACAAGCGAAACAATACTTTACACATCCAAAGATGCAGGACGCATTTTCATTTCAAACCTTATATATAGGCGGGGCACCTTTCGGATCACCTGCTCTTTACTCATTGGTCCCGTTTAGTGAACATTTTCATGGCGTCTGGTATCTAAAAGGGGGATACGCTCACTTAATATCGCTATTGGTTAGGGAACTAAAGACAAGGGGCGTTAAGATCAACTTTAACAGCAAAGTCAGTGACATTCTTCTTCAAAATAAACGCTGTGTTGGTGTCATTAGCAACGGTGAGCGTTTTGAATTCGAACGAATTATCTACAATGGTGACTTTCCACAAATCAAGGAGTTGCTTCCAAAATTAAAGCAAAAGAAACCGTTTGTTCCATCATCAGGTTGTCTATTACTCTACTTTGGATTATCAAAAATATATCAAAATGACGTCATACATCAATTTTTTATGAGTGATGATTTAGAACGGCATATGAAAGAGGTTTTTGTAGATAAGAAGTTACCAAGTGACCCTGCAATTTATACGTTTCACCCTTCAGTTATAGATGAAAGTTTAGCACCAAAAGGACATGGAGTTTTGTATGCCTTAGTACCAGTCCCAGCCAATCCAGACATACAGTGGGATCAAATCGATGATTATGTTGAAAAAATCATTTCTGAAATCGAAAACCGTGGCTTTCCAAATTTACGAGAGCATATTGTTTGGAAACAAATTCGAACGCCAAAGGATTCGTTAGCAGATGGCTTATACCAAGGTGGAAGCTTTGGAATTGCACCAACATTAACTCAATCTGGTGTTTTCCGTCCACAAATAAAACCTTTTGACTATGAAAACTTCTATGTAGTTGGTGCTAGTATTCATCCTGGTGGTGGTGTTCCGATTGTGATGCAAGGGGCAAAACTTTTAGTCAATTATCTCCTTACGGAAGAAAGGAATGAATCTAATGAGTAG